Below is a genomic region from Trueperaceae bacterium.
GGGAGAAGATCGGGGTTCTGTATGGGAATCCGGAGACGACTCCTGGTGGTCGGGCGCTCAAGTTCTATGCGAGCGTGCGGATGGAGGTTCGTCGTAAGGGTGATGTGAAGGTTGGGGCCGAGAAGGTCGGTAACCGCACCAGGGTGAAGGTGACCAAGAACAAGGTTGCTCCTCCGTTCCGTGAGGCGGAGGTGGAGATCATGTTCGGTCGGGGTATCGACAAGTTGGGTGACCTGATCAACATCGCTACCGACCTGGATGTGGTGCAGAAGAGCGGTAGT
It encodes:
- a CDS encoding DNA recombination/repair protein RecA, producing EKIGVLYGNPETTPGGRALKFYASVRMEVRRKGDVKVGAEKVGNRTRVKVTKNKVAPPFREAEVEIMFGRGIDKLGDLINIATDLDVVQKSGSWYSYGEERLGQGKEKAAEALTERPELIPEIRQKVIEAIRAGAEGTARRTKVGATGEDE